A window of the Streptomyces sp. NBC_00250 genome harbors these coding sequences:
- a CDS encoding XdhC family protein, with the protein MRHVIDQAAAWQRSGTRFAMATVVRTWGSSPHGPGASMLVSEEGRIVGSVSGGCVEAAVCAIAEEVLAGAAPTLERWGVGDEDAFAVGLTCGGTIEVLVREVGADVPLSRLAADIAAGVPVALVTPVDGSGCLAVGGGTTTGSLGDPGTDRAAALVAEGMLRRGASGLVTSGDDTTEESACAPERELLVQSFATRPRLLIFGAVEFARPLADMGAALGYRVTVCDARPAFAVAERFPRAEDVVTERPDRWFRAHDHLVDASSAVCVLTHDARFDVPVLALALRSMAGYVGAMGSRRTHEDRLERLRTAGTTDAELARLRSPIGLDLGGRGPEETAVSILAEIVAVLRGGTTLPLALRTGPVHKV; encoded by the coding sequence ATGCGACACGTCATCGACCAGGCAGCCGCCTGGCAACGCTCCGGAACCCGCTTCGCCATGGCAACCGTCGTGCGGACCTGGGGCTCGTCCCCGCACGGTCCGGGTGCGTCGATGCTCGTGTCCGAGGAGGGCCGCATCGTCGGCAGCGTCTCCGGCGGCTGTGTCGAAGCCGCCGTCTGCGCGATCGCGGAGGAGGTGCTCGCGGGAGCCGCCCCGACGCTCGAACGCTGGGGAGTCGGTGACGAGGACGCCTTCGCGGTGGGTCTGACCTGCGGCGGAACGATCGAGGTACTGGTCCGCGAGGTGGGTGCGGATGTACCGCTCAGCCGGCTCGCCGCCGACATCGCGGCCGGCGTACCGGTGGCCCTGGTCACCCCCGTCGACGGCAGTGGCTGCCTGGCCGTCGGCGGCGGGACGACGACCGGCTCCCTGGGTGATCCCGGGACGGACCGGGCGGCGGCCCTGGTCGCCGAGGGCATGCTCCGGCGCGGCGCCAGCGGGCTGGTGACCAGCGGGGACGACACGACCGAGGAATCCGCCTGTGCGCCGGAGCGTGAGCTCCTGGTGCAGTCCTTCGCCACGCGGCCACGCCTGCTGATCTTCGGCGCGGTGGAGTTCGCCCGGCCCCTGGCGGACATGGGCGCCGCACTCGGGTACCGCGTGACGGTCTGCGACGCCAGGCCGGCCTTCGCGGTGGCCGAGCGCTTCCCGAGGGCCGAGGATGTCGTCACCGAACGACCCGACCGCTGGTTCCGCGCCCATGACCACCTGGTCGACGCGTCGTCCGCGGTGTGCGTGCTGACCCATGACGCACGGTTCGACGTGCCGGTTCTCGCCCTCGCCCTGCGCAGTATGGCCGGGTACGTCGGAGCCATGGGCAGCCGCCGGACGCACGAGGACCGACTGGAGCGGCTGCGTACGGCGGGCACGACGGACGCGGAACTCGCACGGCTGCGCTCGCCGATCGGGCTGGATCTCGGTGGCCGGGGCCCGGAAGAGACCGCTGTGTCGATCTTGGCCGAGATCGTCGCGGTACTGCGCGGCGGCACCACGCTGCCGCTCGCCCTGCGAACCGGCCCGGTGCACAAAGTGTGA
- a CDS encoding 3-hydroxybutyrate dehydrogenase produces MSAPITVPGAATDLDSAAGPDSASGPGSVSAAPRPHAVVLDLTGRTAVVTGAAGGIGRACALRLAASGARVRAVDRAAEGLETLAEEAAALPGSLEPRLLDLTDLDAAEAAADGADILVNNAGLQLVRPLHEFPPDVFHTVLTVMLEAPFRLIRGALPHMYAQGWGRIVNISSVHGLRASAFKSAYVAAKHGLEGLSKTAALEGAPHGVTSNCVNPGYVRTPLVERQIADQAAAHGIPPERVLSEVLLKDSALKRLIEPDEVAEAVLYLCTAQASFITGTSLTLDGGWTAH; encoded by the coding sequence ATGAGCGCCCCCATCACCGTCCCCGGTGCCGCAACGGATCTCGATTCCGCAGCGGGTCCGGACTCCGCGTCCGGTCCCGGCTCGGTCTCCGCCGCACCCCGGCCCCATGCCGTCGTCCTCGACCTCACCGGCCGCACCGCGGTCGTCACCGGCGCGGCCGGCGGCATCGGGCGCGCCTGCGCGCTGCGGCTCGCCGCCTCGGGGGCCCGGGTCAGAGCCGTCGACCGTGCGGCCGAGGGCCTGGAGACCCTGGCCGAGGAGGCCGCCGCGCTCCCCGGGAGCCTCGAACCCCGGCTGCTCGACCTCACCGATCTGGACGCCGCCGAGGCCGCCGCCGACGGCGCCGACATCCTGGTCAACAACGCCGGACTCCAGCTCGTCCGCCCCCTCCACGAGTTCCCGCCGGACGTCTTCCACACCGTTCTCACCGTGATGCTGGAAGCGCCGTTCCGCCTCATCCGGGGTGCCCTGCCGCACATGTACGCCCAGGGCTGGGGCCGGATCGTCAACATCTCCTCCGTCCACGGGCTGCGCGCCTCGGCCTTCAAGTCCGCGTACGTGGCCGCCAAGCACGGCCTGGAGGGCCTCTCCAAGACCGCCGCCCTGGAAGGCGCCCCGCACGGGGTCACCTCCAACTGCGTCAACCCCGGCTATGTGCGCACCCCGCTCGTCGAACGGCAGATCGCCGACCAGGCCGCGGCCCACGGCATCCCCCCGGAGCGTGTCCTCTCCGAGGTCCTCCTGAAGGACTCGGCGCTCAAGCGGCTCATCGAACCGGACGAGGTCGCCGAGGCCGTCCTCTACCTCTGCACCGCCCAGGCCTCGTTCATCACCGGTACCTCCCTCACCCTCGACGGCGGCTGGACCGCCCACTGA
- a CDS encoding FAD binding domain-containing protein, translating into MKPTPFDYTAPSTVGEAVALLADEEREAKVMAGGQSLIPMLNMRLARPELLVDITRIPELGRLHVDESGDLRIGAAVRQAHAAADHAVRDGWPLLAAAIGHIGHPQIRNRGTVCGSLAHHDPAAELPTAALALDARFVITGPRGTRTVVAEDFFVATFSTAVEADELLTEVVFPRPPAQRGWAFEELTRRHGDFATVGVAAVLERDTATDTCRAARVVFCGAGPVPVRLPAAEDALVGSDVGEQALATAAHAALSHLTPSDDVHATAEYRREGAARLLVRACTTAWERC; encoded by the coding sequence TTGAAACCCACACCCTTCGACTACACCGCCCCCAGCACCGTCGGCGAGGCGGTCGCCCTCCTCGCCGACGAGGAGCGGGAGGCCAAGGTCATGGCGGGCGGCCAGTCCTTGATCCCCATGCTGAACATGCGTCTCGCCAGGCCCGAGCTGCTCGTGGACATCACCCGGATCCCCGAACTCGGCCGTCTCCACGTGGACGAGTCAGGCGACCTCCGCATCGGAGCCGCCGTACGGCAGGCCCACGCCGCCGCGGACCACGCGGTACGGGACGGATGGCCGCTGCTCGCCGCCGCGATCGGCCACATCGGGCACCCTCAGATCCGCAACCGCGGCACCGTCTGCGGCAGCCTCGCCCACCACGACCCGGCCGCGGAGCTGCCCACCGCGGCACTGGCCCTGGACGCCCGCTTCGTGATCACCGGTCCGCGGGGCACCCGTACGGTCGTCGCCGAGGACTTCTTCGTCGCCACCTTCTCCACGGCCGTCGAGGCGGACGAGCTCCTCACCGAGGTCGTCTTCCCGCGGCCCCCGGCACAGCGGGGCTGGGCATTCGAAGAACTGACCCGCAGACACGGCGACTTCGCCACCGTCGGCGTAGCCGCGGTCCTGGAACGGGACACCGCCACCGACACCTGCCGCGCCGCCCGCGTGGTCTTCTGCGGCGCCGGCCCCGTCCCCGTACGACTGCCCGCCGCGGAGGACGCGCTCGTGGGGAGCGACGTCGGAGAGCAGGCACTCGCCACAGCGGCCCACGCCGCACTCTCCCACCTCACCCCCTCCGACGACGTCCACGCCACCGCCGAGTACCGGCGCGAGGGCGCCGCCCGCCTCCTCGTCCGCGCCTGCACCACCGCCTGGGAGCGCTGCTGA
- a CDS encoding TrmB family transcriptional regulator has product MLEALGLSTAESQVYQLLVGRGRSRVDRVGQLLGLSGDDLDEALRGLANKGLVTITDDRPTHVIPAPPDIAGETLLLLRMNELQSVRGVLRQLTKEYRTTAGPASLEEIAEIVPEETLAQRYEQIQRRARQEVLRFDTAPYLVDEDVNAAELEQLTAGIRYRTVYDRAALEEDGTQGEMRLYADAGEQARVLGRLPVKLVIADRSVALVALRTDGRRPPGAVVQIHQGPLLDALIALFELAWTSALPLDPRLAETPGRNELSVSAA; this is encoded by the coding sequence ATGCTGGAGGCGCTGGGCCTGAGCACGGCCGAGTCTCAGGTCTACCAACTGCTGGTGGGGCGTGGCCGAAGCCGAGTCGACCGGGTGGGGCAGCTCCTCGGGCTGAGCGGCGATGATCTCGACGAGGCCCTGAGAGGACTTGCGAACAAGGGCCTCGTCACCATCACCGACGACCGGCCCACACACGTAATACCCGCCCCGCCGGACATTGCCGGGGAAACGCTCCTGCTGTTGCGGATGAACGAACTCCAGTCCGTCAGAGGTGTGCTGAGACAGCTCACCAAGGAATACCGCACCACTGCAGGACCTGCCTCGCTGGAGGAGATCGCCGAGATCGTGCCGGAGGAGACACTGGCGCAGCGATACGAGCAGATCCAGCGTCGCGCGCGCCAGGAGGTGCTGCGTTTCGACACGGCGCCCTATCTGGTGGACGAGGACGTCAACGCGGCCGAGCTCGAGCAGCTGACCGCAGGCATTCGTTACCGTACGGTGTACGACCGCGCCGCGCTCGAGGAGGACGGCACACAGGGGGAGATGCGCCTGTACGCGGATGCCGGCGAGCAGGCACGTGTACTCGGCAGGCTCCCCGTCAAACTCGTCATCGCCGACAGATCCGTCGCCCTCGTGGCACTGAGAACCGACGGCCGCAGACCGCCGGGTGCCGTGGTCCAGATCCATCAGGGGCCCCTGCTCGACGCCCTGATCGCACTCTTCGAACTTGCATGGACGTCGGCACTCCCTCTGGACCCGCGGCTCGCCGAAACACCCGGCAGAAACGAACTCTCAGTGTCAGCCGCCTGA
- a CDS encoding (2Fe-2S)-binding protein yields the protein MTPSVPTPLGARTPPLAEPSAWHEISLTVNGRPVTAQVESRLLLSDFLRDRLGLTGTHVGCEHGVCGACTVLVDDEPVRTCLTLAVQCAGAELRTVEGLAPADAPLTPVQRAFHECHGMQCGFCTPGFVMTATALVEQHERPDEEQVADALSGHLCRCTGYRNIRRAVCQALDERFGE from the coding sequence ATGACCCCCTCCGTCCCCACCCCGCTCGGCGCGCGCACACCGCCGCTCGCCGAGCCCTCCGCCTGGCACGAGATCAGCCTCACCGTCAACGGACGGCCGGTCACCGCCCAGGTCGAATCGAGGCTGCTGCTCAGCGACTTCCTGCGCGACCGGCTCGGCCTCACCGGTACCCATGTCGGCTGCGAACACGGAGTCTGCGGGGCCTGCACCGTTCTCGTCGACGACGAGCCGGTGCGCACCTGCCTGACCCTGGCTGTGCAATGCGCCGGTGCCGAGCTCCGCACCGTAGAGGGCCTCGCCCCCGCCGACGCCCCGCTCACCCCCGTGCAGCGAGCCTTCCACGAGTGCCACGGCATGCAGTGCGGCTTCTGCACGCCCGGATTCGTCATGACGGCGACCGCCCTGGTCGAGCAGCACGAGCGCCCCGACGAGGAACAGGTCGCCGACGCGCTCAGCGGACACCTGTGCCGGTGCACCGGCTACCGCAACATCCGCCGTGCCGTGTGCCAGGCACTCGACGAGCGATTCGGGGAGTGA
- a CDS encoding SRPBCC family protein → MQLDHSFTVPAHLDDAWKLFQDLDRVAPCMPGAVLDTLDGDSFTGRVKVKVGAVQMSYRGEGTVTRDDAARSMLLDLSGSETRGAGTASATVTATLTVDPAGTLVRVRTDLDITGRPAQFGRGIMTEVGDRIVRQFATRLEELLRDAGPAASEMSTTGAAETLQGRRATEPEAIDLGAAALPVLLRKAAAPTAAVLFAVVVIQALRRRSRR, encoded by the coding sequence ATGCAGCTCGATCACTCCTTCACCGTCCCAGCCCACCTCGACGACGCCTGGAAGCTCTTCCAGGACCTCGACCGGGTCGCGCCCTGTATGCCCGGCGCCGTGCTGGACACCCTCGACGGCGACTCCTTCACCGGCCGCGTCAAGGTCAAGGTCGGCGCGGTGCAGATGAGTTACCGCGGCGAGGGTACCGTCACCCGCGACGACGCCGCCCGCTCGATGCTCCTCGACCTCAGCGGGAGCGAGACCCGCGGCGCGGGCACCGCGTCGGCCACGGTCACCGCGACGCTGACCGTCGACCCGGCCGGCACCCTGGTGCGCGTACGCACGGACCTCGACATCACCGGCCGGCCGGCACAGTTCGGCCGGGGCATCATGACCGAGGTCGGCGACCGCATAGTCCGGCAGTTCGCCACCCGACTCGAGGAACTTCTGCGGGACGCCGGGCCCGCCGCGTCCGAGATGTCCACGACGGGCGCGGCGGAAACCCTCCAGGGCCGGCGCGCGACCGAACCGGAAGCCATCGACCTCGGTGCGGCGGCGCTGCCCGTGCTGCTCAGGAAGGCTGCTGCACCCACGGCGGCCGTACTGTTCGCAGTGGTGGTGATCCAGGCGCTGAGGCGGCGCTCCCGCAGGTGA
- a CDS encoding xanthine dehydrogenase family protein molybdopterin-binding subunit translates to MSHDSDRARSGDGGWIGRSVPRVEDDRLLRGNGRYVDDIALPGAVEAAFLRSPHAHARIESIDVTTALAAPGVVAVWTGDDVADLPAMLNKEELRTPPGLAELLDPLVRMTPMPLLARDKVLYVGQPVAVVLAENRYLAEDALELVEVRYAPLPVHVDPEHALTEGATRLHEDLPDNTAVAVATRVGDPEEAFAGAHAVVSEQFEAHRYVASPIETRAISAQVDPYSGRLTVWSGTQTPHRLRDAIAHTLGLEPATVHVIAADVGGGFGQKGILYVEELLIPHAARHLGRPVLWREDRNENLTASSHAREQIHRIELAADAEGRLIAVRDRITVNFGAYNMTGLVVPYNSLCHLLGPYRVPNVHIDVVGVLTNTTFATPYRGAGRPETVFAMERAMDRLAAELGIEPEELRARNLVRPDEMPYATGLVDRSGRPQTYDSGDFPELLRRAVAKADVDQVRARQREGARDGKHVGIGFAMYIEATGLGPFETARIDIAPSGRVRLAIGAPSQGQGHRTSMAQIAADAIGVPLDVIDVVGGDTEATPFGVGTIASRALVNAGNATHRAGRLVREKIVEAAARRLGVSEGRLDLSDGIVRAKEPGGPSISLAELAGKAPLPGTPEPTDGRHGTEISETVHFRPPGFAVASGAHAAVVEVDEHTGEIEILHYVVVHDAGNIVNPMIAEGQVTGGIAQGIGGALYEEMVYGPDGQPRTGTYMDYLVPTSSEIPDLDMDEIFTPSPMNDLGVKGLGEGGAIAPQAVLAGAVEDALRPFGVVVRRGPLSPSRVRALIRTAAGT, encoded by the coding sequence ATGTCCCACGATTCCGACCGGGCCCGGTCCGGAGACGGCGGCTGGATCGGCCGTTCCGTCCCACGCGTCGAGGACGACCGGCTGCTGCGCGGCAACGGCCGCTACGTCGACGACATCGCCCTCCCCGGCGCCGTCGAGGCCGCCTTCCTGCGCAGCCCGCACGCCCACGCCCGCATCGAGTCGATCGACGTGACCACGGCCCTGGCCGCACCCGGCGTCGTCGCCGTGTGGACCGGCGACGACGTGGCGGACCTGCCCGCGATGCTGAACAAGGAAGAACTGCGCACCCCGCCGGGCCTCGCCGAACTCCTGGACCCGCTGGTCCGGATGACTCCCATGCCCCTGCTCGCCCGCGACAAAGTCCTCTACGTCGGCCAGCCCGTCGCCGTCGTCCTCGCCGAGAACCGTTACCTCGCCGAGGACGCCCTGGAACTCGTCGAGGTGCGGTACGCCCCGCTGCCGGTGCACGTCGACCCCGAACATGCCCTGACCGAGGGCGCGACCCGATTGCACGAAGACCTGCCGGACAACACCGCGGTCGCCGTCGCCACCCGCGTCGGTGACCCGGAGGAGGCGTTCGCCGGCGCGCACGCCGTGGTCAGCGAGCAGTTCGAGGCTCACCGGTACGTCGCCTCGCCGATCGAGACCCGTGCGATCTCGGCCCAGGTCGATCCGTACAGCGGCCGGCTGACCGTCTGGTCGGGCACCCAGACCCCGCACCGGCTGAGGGACGCCATCGCCCACACCCTCGGCCTGGAACCCGCCACGGTCCACGTCATCGCGGCCGACGTCGGTGGGGGCTTCGGCCAGAAGGGCATCCTCTACGTCGAGGAACTCCTCATCCCGCACGCCGCCCGTCACCTCGGCCGCCCCGTGCTGTGGCGCGAGGACCGCAACGAGAACCTGACCGCCTCCTCGCACGCCCGCGAACAGATCCACCGCATCGAACTCGCCGCGGACGCCGAGGGCCGCCTCATCGCCGTACGCGACCGCATCACCGTCAACTTCGGCGCGTACAACATGACCGGGCTTGTCGTGCCGTACAACTCGCTGTGCCACCTCCTGGGCCCCTACCGCGTCCCGAACGTGCACATCGACGTCGTCGGCGTGCTCACCAACACCACCTTCGCCACGCCCTACCGGGGAGCCGGACGTCCCGAGACGGTCTTCGCCATGGAACGAGCCATGGACCGACTGGCCGCGGAACTGGGCATCGAGCCCGAGGAGCTGAGGGCACGCAATCTCGTGCGGCCCGACGAGATGCCGTACGCGACCGGCCTGGTGGACCGCTCGGGCAGACCGCAGACCTACGACTCCGGGGACTTCCCCGAACTCCTGCGCCGCGCCGTCGCGAAGGCCGACGTCGACCAGGTACGCGCCCGACAACGCGAAGGCGCCCGCGACGGCAAGCACGTCGGCATCGGATTCGCCATGTACATAGAGGCCACCGGCCTCGGACCGTTCGAGACCGCGCGCATCGACATCGCCCCCAGCGGCCGGGTGCGGCTCGCCATCGGCGCCCCTTCCCAGGGGCAGGGACACCGCACCTCCATGGCGCAGATCGCCGCCGATGCCATCGGAGTGCCCCTCGATGTCATCGACGTGGTCGGCGGCGACACCGAAGCCACCCCGTTCGGCGTGGGTACCATCGCCAGCCGCGCCCTGGTCAACGCCGGAAACGCCACCCACCGGGCAGGCCGGCTCGTCCGCGAGAAGATCGTCGAAGCGGCAGCCCGCCGCCTCGGTGTCTCGGAAGGCCGCCTCGACCTGAGCGACGGCATCGTGCGGGCCAAGGAACCGGGCGGCCCCTCCATCAGCCTGGCGGAACTGGCCGGGAAGGCACCGCTGCCCGGCACCCCCGAACCCACCGACGGCCGGCACGGCACCGAGATCAGCGAGACCGTGCACTTCCGCCCACCGGGTTTCGCGGTCGCGAGCGGAGCGCACGCGGCCGTCGTCGAAGTCGACGAACACACGGGGGAGATCGAGATCCTGCACTACGTCGTCGTCCACGACGCGGGCAACATCGTCAACCCGATGATCGCGGAAGGACAGGTCACCGGCGGCATCGCGCAGGGGATCGGCGGAGCGCTGTACGAGGAGATGGTCTACGGCCCCGACGGTCAGCCCCGCACCGGCACCTACATGGACTATCTGGTGCCCACGTCCTCGGAGATCCCCGACCTCGACATGGACGAGATCTTCACCCCGAGCCCCATGAACGACCTCGGCGTCAAGGGACTCGGCGAAGGCGGCGCGATCGCCCCCCAGGCGGTGCTCGCCGGGGCCGTCGAGGACGCGCTGCGCCCCTTCGGCGTGGTCGTACGACGCGGCCCCCTCTCGCCCAGCCGGGTGCGCGCACTGATCCGTACGGCAGCCGGCACCTGA
- a CDS encoding helix-turn-helix domain-containing protein: protein MSHEHVSYLELLSRGAATEAYDRPVLLARASGAGPEALAELEEAKQLALRVRAELEGRRRREAELSALFATAHDLAGLRDLDAVLRAIVQRARSLLGTECAYLSLNDPAAGDTYMRVTEGSVSARFQQLRLGMGEGLGGLVAQTARPYVTDDYFDDARFQHTRTIDTAVRDEGLVAILGVPLSLGSQVIGVLFAADRRARVFEREQVALLGSFAAHAAVAIDTANLLAETRSALAELERANDIIREHSGVIERASEVHDRLSELVLHGGGVHDVADAVSEVLGGTVEFTEEGAGAARRAGGHAVREGDDWVATVSAGGETLGALVLHGQPDLDPVDQRTLERAALVTSLLLLARRSAGEAEQRVRGELLDDLLDAPDRDRRLLRERAARLRTDSEAPHVVLAARIDRAGGTADPDAGGRESADRQRLWSAATHLAATRHGLASARDGGTVLLLPLGPGESAADLARQTARSLGGTLREPVTVGASAPVRAPLDHPDQVAVAYEEARRCLDALRLLHRSGQGAAAEDLGFLGLLLADSRDIHGFVERTVGQVVAYDRRRGTDLVRTLDAYFASGMSPARTKDDLHVHVNTVAQRLERVGRLLGPDWQSPSRALEIQLALRLHALSDAVTVTGK, encoded by the coding sequence ATGTCCCACGAACACGTCTCCTATCTCGAACTCCTCTCCCGGGGAGCCGCGACGGAGGCCTACGACCGGCCCGTGCTGCTCGCCCGTGCGAGCGGCGCGGGCCCCGAGGCGCTGGCCGAACTCGAAGAGGCCAAGCAGCTCGCCCTGCGGGTCCGGGCCGAGCTGGAGGGACGGCGGCGGCGCGAGGCGGAACTGTCCGCGCTCTTCGCCACCGCCCACGACCTCGCGGGACTCCGCGACCTCGACGCCGTGCTGCGCGCCATCGTCCAGCGCGCCCGTTCGCTCCTCGGCACCGAGTGCGCCTATCTCAGCCTCAACGACCCGGCCGCCGGAGACACGTACATGCGGGTCACCGAGGGTTCGGTCTCCGCCCGCTTCCAGCAGCTCAGACTGGGCATGGGCGAGGGGCTCGGCGGTCTCGTCGCCCAGACGGCCCGCCCGTACGTCACCGACGACTACTTCGACGACGCGCGCTTCCAGCACACCCGGACCATCGACACGGCCGTACGGGACGAGGGCCTCGTCGCCATCCTCGGCGTCCCGCTCAGCCTCGGCAGCCAGGTCATCGGCGTCCTGTTCGCCGCCGACCGCAGGGCGAGGGTCTTCGAGCGCGAACAGGTCGCGCTGCTCGGCTCGTTCGCCGCGCACGCCGCCGTCGCCATCGACACGGCCAACCTCCTGGCCGAGACCCGCTCGGCCCTCGCGGAGCTGGAGCGTGCCAACGACATCATCCGCGAGCACAGCGGGGTCATCGAGCGCGCCTCGGAGGTCCACGACCGGCTGTCCGAGCTGGTCCTACACGGCGGCGGCGTCCACGACGTGGCCGATGCCGTCTCCGAAGTCCTCGGCGGAACGGTCGAGTTCACCGAGGAAGGCGCGGGAGCCGCCCGCCGCGCCGGGGGCCACGCGGTCCGCGAGGGCGACGACTGGGTCGCAACCGTCTCCGCCGGCGGCGAGACCCTGGGCGCCCTCGTGCTGCACGGCCAGCCGGACCTCGACCCGGTCGACCAGCGCACCCTGGAGCGTGCCGCGCTGGTCACCTCGCTGCTCCTGCTCGCCCGCCGATCGGCGGGCGAGGCCGAGCAGCGGGTACGGGGCGAACTCCTCGACGACCTCCTCGACGCCCCGGACCGGGACCGCCGGCTGCTCCGGGAGCGCGCGGCCCGGCTCCGTACCGACAGCGAAGCCCCGCACGTGGTGCTCGCCGCCCGGATCGACCGGGCCGGCGGCACGGCCGATCCCGATGCGGGCGGCCGCGAGAGCGCCGACCGGCAGCGCCTGTGGTCGGCCGCCACCCACCTGGCCGCCACCCGCCACGGACTCGCCTCGGCCCGCGACGGCGGAACGGTCCTTCTCCTGCCGCTCGGCCCCGGCGAGAGCGCCGCCGACCTCGCCCGGCAGACCGCGAGAAGCCTGGGCGGCACCCTGCGCGAACCGGTCACCGTCGGCGCCTCCGCTCCCGTACGCGCGCCCCTGGACCACCCGGACCAGGTGGCCGTCGCGTACGAGGAGGCCCGCCGCTGCCTCGACGCGCTCCGGCTCCTGCACCGCTCGGGCCAGGGCGCCGCCGCCGAGGACCTCGGCTTCCTCGGGCTGCTGCTCGCCGACAGCCGCGACATCCACGGCTTCGTCGAACGCACGGTGGGCCAGGTCGTCGCGTACGACCGGCGCAGGGGCACGGACCTGGTCCGCACCCTGGACGCGTACTTCGCGAGCGGGATGAGCCCGGCCCGGACCAAGGACGACCTCCACGTCCACGTCAACACGGTGGCCCAGCGCCTGGAACGCGTCGGCCGACTCCTCGGCCCGGACTGGCAGTCCCCGTCCCGGGCCCTGGAGATCCAGCTGGCACTGCGCCTGCACGCACTCTCGGACGCGGTCACGGTCACGGGAAAGTAG
- a CDS encoding MFS transporter, whose amino-acid sequence MAAATTSPTPPGSLKRIVAASLIGTTIEWYDFFLYGSAAALVFNKLFFPESDPLVGTLLSFLTYAVGFAARPLGALVFGHYGDRLGRKKLLVLSLLLMGGATFAIGLLPTHATVGSAAPVLLTVLRLVQGFALGGEWGGAVLLVSEHGDAKRRGFWASWPQTGAPAGQLLATGVLSALTALLSEASFASWGWRVPFLLSGVLVIVGLWIRLSVDESPVFKAALAAAEERKAVAGQVEKMPLVAVLRHHWRDVLIAMGARMAENISYYVITAFILVYATTQVGLSKQTALNAVLIGSAVHFAVIPLWGALSDRLGRRPVYLIGAIGVGAWMFPFFTLIDRGTFGSLLLAVTVGLVLHGAMYAPQAAFFSEMFATRMRYSGASIGAQFSSVAAGAPAPLIATALLADFGNSTPIALYVIAAALLTVVAIACAKETRDRDLGDIEERTAADAKVGVDA is encoded by the coding sequence ATGGCCGCCGCAACAACCTCCCCGACCCCACCCGGTTCGCTCAAGCGCATCGTCGCCGCCAGCCTCATCGGCACCACCATCGAGTGGTACGACTTCTTCCTGTACGGGTCCGCCGCCGCGCTCGTGTTCAACAAGCTGTTCTTTCCCGAGTCCGATCCGCTCGTCGGGACCCTGCTGTCCTTCCTGACGTACGCGGTCGGGTTCGCAGCCCGGCCCCTCGGGGCGCTGGTGTTCGGGCACTACGGCGACCGGCTGGGGCGGAAGAAGCTGCTGGTGCTCAGCCTGCTGCTGATGGGTGGGGCCACCTTCGCCATCGGGTTGCTGCCGACGCACGCGACCGTCGGGTCCGCCGCCCCGGTGCTGCTGACCGTGCTGCGGCTCGTGCAGGGGTTCGCGCTGGGTGGTGAGTGGGGCGGGGCCGTCCTGCTCGTGTCCGAGCACGGGGACGCCAAGCGGCGCGGGTTCTGGGCCTCGTGGCCGCAGACCGGCGCGCCGGCCGGGCAGTTGCTCGCGACCGGTGTGCTGTCGGCGCTGACCGCGCTGCTCTCCGAGGCCTCCTTCGCCTCCTGGGGCTGGCGGGTTCCCTTCCTGCTCTCCGGTGTGCTCGTGATCGTCGGCCTCTGGATCCGGCTCTCGGTCGACGAGTCTCCTGTCTTCAAGGCGGCCCTCGCCGCCGCCGAGGAGCGCAAGGCGGTCGCCGGGCAGGTCGAGAAGATGCCGCTGGTCGCCGTGTTGCGTCACCACTGGCGGGACGTCCTGATCGCGATGGGCGCGCGCATGGCGGAGAACATCTCGTACTACGTGATCACCGCGTTCATCCTCGTGTACGCGACCACCCAGGTCGGCCTCTCCAAGCAGACCGCCCTGAACGCCGTCCTCATCGGTTCCGCCGTCCACTTCGCGGTGATCCCGCTCTGGGGCGCGCTGTCCGACCGGCTCGGCCGCCGTCCCGTGTACCTGATCGGCGCGATCGGTGTCGGTGCCTGGATGTTCCCGTTCTTCACGCTCATCGACCGGGGCACCTTCGGCAGCCTGCTCCTCGCGGTCACCGTCGGTCTGGTCCTGCACGGAGCGATGTACGCGCCGCAGGCCGCGTTCTTCTCCGAGATGTTCGCGACCCGGATGCGCTACTCCGGCGCCTCCATCGGCGCCCAGTTCTCCTCCGTGGCCGCCGGCGCGCCCGCCCCGCTGATCGCGACGGCGCTCCTCGCCGACTTCGGCAACTCGACCCCGATCGCGCTGTACGTGATCGCCGCCGCGCTGCTCACCGTCGTCGCCATCGCCTGCGCCAAGGAGACCCGCGACCGGGACCTCGGCGATATCGAGGAGCGGACCGCCGCCGACGCCAAGGTCGGCGTCGACGCCTGA